One Actinomycetes bacterium genomic window, AACCGCCGCCGGCGGCTCTGCAAGATGCTCTGGTTCGATGGCTCAGGGTGGTGCATCTACAGCAAGCGGCTCGAGCGCGGCACCTTCGAGGTTCCTGCATGCGAGCCGGGGGCGGTCACGGTCACCGTAGACACCGGAGCCCTCGCCTCGCTCCTTGAGGGGATCCCGCTCTCAGCTACCAAGCGAAAGTGGTACCGGCGCGCCGCCTGAGCCATTCGCCGAATTTGCGAGAATTTCGTCGCTGGGGATCGACACGCTGG contains:
- the tnpB gene encoding IS66 family insertion sequence element accessory protein TnpB — protein: MRVFVGLDPVDMRGSFNSLGGAARRLGLEPSDGHLYLFFNRRRRLCKMLWFDGSGWCIYSKRLERGTFEVPACEPGAVTVTVDTGALASLLEGIPLSATKRKWYRRAA